One genomic window of Fusarium fujikuroi IMI 58289 draft genome, chromosome FFUJ_chr01 includes the following:
- a CDS encoding related to YOS1, subunit of the Yip1p-Yif1p Complex, required for Transport between the ER and the Gol: MWFFGSFLYVCILLINAVAVLSEDRFLARINLSPASYDPAFGAGPDASVKAKIINLIASVRTIMRMPLIFVNSVIILYELILG, translated from the exons ATGTGGTTCTTTGGCAGTTTTCTTTACG TTTGTATTCTACTCATCAACGCCGTCGCTGTCCTCTCCGAAGATCGTTTTCTCGCGCGCA TCAATCTCTCTCCCGCTTCTTACGACCCTGCGTTCGGCGCTGGCCCCGATGCCAGCGTCAaagccaagatcatcaatctcatcgCGAGTGTCCGAACCATCATGAGGA TGCCACTGATCTTTGTCAATTCCGTTATCATCCTTTATGAGCTCATACTTGGTTGA